In a genomic window of Oncorhynchus keta strain PuntledgeMale-10-30-2019 chromosome 28, Oket_V2, whole genome shotgun sequence:
- the ogfr gene encoding opioid growth factor receptor isoform X1 — MMDQDDLVCVYDSTWDTESDGDDPGENQTRRSSQDKTKSWTSGLWSNTFSRNMRAAKDMQNYRKGYPNLTDDECSEERMFNLKFYLNEYPSSPDDILIESFHKEWKTDYKRLERVHSYIQWLFPLREPGVNYMASELTKKEILAFRESEEAKKRLVESYELMLGFYGIQLVNKDTGEVKRAENWRERFANLERNMHNNLRITRILKSLGELGFEHYQSPLVRFFLEETLVKRNLSSVKRSVLDYFLFAIRDKQKRKELLRYAFQHFEPKEKFVWCPRKIQKQLKKAEKGNGEGAEEGRTRAKAREGEAVGAQKEKGVTEEVKETIKLNDEALSSDGDKQAEGFSVNPSGPAISSEDSESLGNGNSNDLDMDHSGSPDPESVKGDQSMEEGLKEDSQAKDSVQDSVKVKAAASEMKSENLAQPTKKKREGDTVVTRNGPSENCPNGWEDGTGVPNDNHPHQTSPSAASSHKAKTEDPKKDSPKKDSSERGEKHPRTDFSDVSDNKAVPVGGENTKKAGEDQTNGKEVKNEVEPMDVESNSQPSSGNFRDMGTS; from the exons ATGATGGATCAGGACGATTTAGTGTGCGTGTATGATTCGACGTGGGACACCGAGAGTGATGGAGACGATCCTGGAGAGAACCAAACGCGTCGCTCAAGCCAGGACAAAACTAAATCATGGACATCTGGTTTA TGGTCAAACACGTTCTCCAGGAACATGAGGGCTGCCAAGGACATGCAGAACTACAGAAAAGGGTATCCT AATCTAACAGACGACGAATGCTCAGAAGAGAGAATGTTCAATTTAAAATTCTATCTCAACGAATACCCCTCCTCCCCTGATG ACATTTTAATAGAATCCTTTCATAAAGAATGGAAGACTGACTATAAGAGGCTGGAGAGAGTTCACTCCTACATTCAGTG GTTGTTTCCACTGCGGGAACCAGGAGTGAACTACATGGCCTCTGAGCTCACCAAGAAGGAGATCCTG GCCTTCAGGGAGAGTGAGGAGGCCAAGAAGAGGCTGGTGGAGTCCTACGAGCTCATGCTGGGGTTCTATGGTATCCAGCTGGTTAACAAAGACACAGGTGAGGTCAAACGCGCCGAGAACTGGAGAGAACGCTTCGCCAACCTTGAAAG GAACATGCACAACAACCTCCGCATTACGCGCATCCTGAAGAGCCTGGGGGAGCTAGGCTTTGAGCACTACCAGAGCCCATTGGTGCGCTTCTTCCTGGAGgagactctggtcaaaaggaacCTGAGCAGCGTCAAGCGCAGCGTGCTCGACTACTTCCTGTTTGCCATTCGTGACAAGCAGAAGCGCAAAGAGCTTCTGCGCTACGCTTTCCAGCACTTTGAGCCCAAGGAAAAGTTTGTATGGTGCCCCAGAAAGATCCAGAAACAGCTGAAGAAGGCGGAGAAGGGGAACGGAGAGGGAGCGGAGGAAGGCCGCACACGAGCCAAGgctagagagggagaggcagtgggagcCCAGAAGGAGAAGGGTGTCacggaggaggtgaaggagactATCAAGTTGAATGATGAAGCATTGAGTAGTGATGGAGATAAGCAGGCTGAGGGTTTTTCTGTTAATCCTTCTGGGCCAGCAATCTCCTCAGAGGACTCAGAATCACTGGGAAACGGGAACAGTAATGATCTTGATATGGACCATTCAGGCAGCCCAGACCCTGAGTCTGTTAAAGGAGATCAAAGTATGGAGGAAGGACTCAAAGAGGATAGTCAAGCCAAGGACAGCGTCCAGGACTCAGTCAAAGTCAAAGCAGCTGCATCTGAAATGAAGTCTGAGAATTTGGCGCAACCGACTAAGAAGAAAAGGGAAGGTGACACGGTGGTGACACGCAACGGTCCTTCAGAGAACTGCCCCAACGGGTGGGAGGACGGCACGGGCGTCCCCAACGACAACCACCCACATCAGACGAGCCCATCAGCGGCATCATCCCACAAAGCCAAGACTGAGGATCCCAAAAAGGATTCGCCGAAAAAGGACTCCTCAGAACGAGGTGAAAAACACCCAAGGACTGACTTTAGTGATGTGTCTGATAACAAAGCAGTGCCAGTGGGTGGGGAGAACACAAAGAAAGCTGGAGAGGACCAGACAAATGGGAAAGAGGTGAAAAATGAAGTGGAGCCAATGGATGTGGAATCCAACTCCCAGCCAAGTTCAGGGAACTTCAGGGACATGGGAACTTCCTGA
- the LOC118360446 gene encoding potassium channel subfamily K member 9-like, with protein MKKQNVRTLSLILCMFSYLLVGAAVFDALESETESSRRRILELKRTEMKKKYRLSEDDYRQIEQVVLQAEPHHAGRQWKFAGSFYFAITVITTIGYGHAAPGTDAGKVFCMFYAVLGIPLTLVMFQSLGERMNTFVRYLLRRAKQCLGLRRTEVSMENMVSVGFLSCIGTLCVGAAAFSHYEGWTFFHAYYYCFITLTTIGFGDFVALQKKEDLQEKTPYVAFSFMYILVGLTVIGAFLNLVVLRFLTMNTEDERRDAQERASIKRERGLLTMRLHGGEGGPEQGRGELGGRDRGRDRMGQSRSHSNLFRPMEEGTSRTNLITSPVEEQEERDRARGAHCKQRLHLQLHGTGRLKTESPLGSLCSCMCYRLGVCDSPLPSRSEHHGCNINSVYYSSVSYRTQGCSPRDNTGLSSPGNTLSPQHSFKEYPHSRRKSV; from the exons ATGAAGAAGCAGAATGTGCggaccctctctctcatcctctgcaTGTTTTCCTACCTGCTGGTGGGAGCCGCGGTGTTCGACGCGCTTGAATCAGAGACGGAGAGCTCCCGCCGACGCATCCTGGAGCTGAAGCGCACCGAGATGAAGAAGAAATACCGGTTGTCCGAGGACGACTACCGGCAGATCGAGCAGGTGGTACTGCAAGCGGAGCCCCACCACGCCGGGAGACAGTGGAAATTCGCCGGGTCTTTCTACTTTGCCATCACGGTCATCACCACCATTG GTTATGGCCATGCAGCTCCAGGCACAGATGCTGGGAAGGTCTTTTGCATGTTCTATGCTGTGCTGGGCATCCCTCTTACCCTGGTCATGTTCCAGAGCCTGGGCGAGAGGATGAACACGTTCGTTCGCTACCTCCTGCGCAGGGCCAAGCAGTGCCTGGGGTTACGGAGGACTGAGGTGTCCATGGAGAACATGGTATCAGTGGGCTTCCTGTCCTGCATCGGCACTCTGTGTGTCGGGGCAGCAGCCTTCTCCCACTACGAGGGCTGGACCTTCTTCCACGCCTACTACTACTGCTTTATCACGCTCACCACCATTGGGTTTGGGGACTTTGTGGCCCTGCAGAAGAAGGAGGATCTCCAGGAGAAGACGCCCTATGTGGCCTTCAGCTTCATGTACATCCTGGTGGGGTTGACAGTGATCGGAGCCTTCCTCAACCTAGTAGTGCTGCGCTTCCTAACCATGAACACAGAGGACGAGAGGAGGGACGCCCAGGAGAGGGCCTCCATCAAAAGGGAGAGGGGCCTGCTTACCATGAGGCtccatggaggagaaggaggaccagagCAGGGCAGAGGAGAGCTTGGGGGCAGGGACAGGGGGAGGGACAGGATGGGGCAGAGCCGCAGTCACAGCAACCTTTTCCGGCCCATGGAGGAGGGCACCAGCCGCACTAACCTCATCACCTCcccagtggaggagcaggaggagagggacagggccAGGGGTGCACACTGCAAGCAGAGGCTGCACTTACAGCTGCATGGCACAGGCAGACTAAAGACAGAGTCCCCCCTGGGCTCCCTGTGCTCCTGTATGTGCTACCGTCTGGGGGTGTGTGACAGCCCCCTGCCTTCCCGCAGCGAGCACCACGGGTGTAACATTAACTCTGTCTACTACAGCTCCGTCTCCTACAGGACCCAGGGCTGCTCCCCCAGGGACAACACAGGACTCTCGTCCCCAGGGAACACACTCTCGCCTCAGCACAGCTTCAAGGAGTACCCCCACTCCCGGAGGAAGTCAGTGTAG
- the ogfr gene encoding opioid growth factor receptor isoform X2 — MFNLKFYLNEYPSSPDDILIESFHKEWKTDYKRLERVHSYIQWLFPLREPGVNYMASELTKKEILAFRESEEAKKRLVESYELMLGFYGIQLVNKDTGEVKRAENWRERFANLERNMHNNLRITRILKSLGELGFEHYQSPLVRFFLEETLVKRNLSSVKRSVLDYFLFAIRDKQKRKELLRYAFQHFEPKEKFVWCPRKIQKQLKKAEKGNGEGAEEGRTRAKAREGEAVGAQKEKGVTEEVKETIKLNDEALSSDGDKQAEGFSVNPSGPAISSEDSESLGNGNSNDLDMDHSGSPDPESVKGDQSMEEGLKEDSQAKDSVQDSVKVKAAASEMKSENLAQPTKKKREGDTVVTRNGPSENCPNGWEDGTGVPNDNHPHQTSPSAASSHKAKTEDPKKDSPKKDSSERGEKHPRTDFSDVSDNKAVPVGGENTKKAGEDQTNGKEVKNEVEPMDVESNSQPSSGNFRDMGTS, encoded by the exons ATGTTCAATTTAAAATTCTATCTCAACGAATACCCCTCCTCCCCTGATG ACATTTTAATAGAATCCTTTCATAAAGAATGGAAGACTGACTATAAGAGGCTGGAGAGAGTTCACTCCTACATTCAGTG GTTGTTTCCACTGCGGGAACCAGGAGTGAACTACATGGCCTCTGAGCTCACCAAGAAGGAGATCCTG GCCTTCAGGGAGAGTGAGGAGGCCAAGAAGAGGCTGGTGGAGTCCTACGAGCTCATGCTGGGGTTCTATGGTATCCAGCTGGTTAACAAAGACACAGGTGAGGTCAAACGCGCCGAGAACTGGAGAGAACGCTTCGCCAACCTTGAAAG GAACATGCACAACAACCTCCGCATTACGCGCATCCTGAAGAGCCTGGGGGAGCTAGGCTTTGAGCACTACCAGAGCCCATTGGTGCGCTTCTTCCTGGAGgagactctggtcaaaaggaacCTGAGCAGCGTCAAGCGCAGCGTGCTCGACTACTTCCTGTTTGCCATTCGTGACAAGCAGAAGCGCAAAGAGCTTCTGCGCTACGCTTTCCAGCACTTTGAGCCCAAGGAAAAGTTTGTATGGTGCCCCAGAAAGATCCAGAAACAGCTGAAGAAGGCGGAGAAGGGGAACGGAGAGGGAGCGGAGGAAGGCCGCACACGAGCCAAGgctagagagggagaggcagtgggagcCCAGAAGGAGAAGGGTGTCacggaggaggtgaaggagactATCAAGTTGAATGATGAAGCATTGAGTAGTGATGGAGATAAGCAGGCTGAGGGTTTTTCTGTTAATCCTTCTGGGCCAGCAATCTCCTCAGAGGACTCAGAATCACTGGGAAACGGGAACAGTAATGATCTTGATATGGACCATTCAGGCAGCCCAGACCCTGAGTCTGTTAAAGGAGATCAAAGTATGGAGGAAGGACTCAAAGAGGATAGTCAAGCCAAGGACAGCGTCCAGGACTCAGTCAAAGTCAAAGCAGCTGCATCTGAAATGAAGTCTGAGAATTTGGCGCAACCGACTAAGAAGAAAAGGGAAGGTGACACGGTGGTGACACGCAACGGTCCTTCAGAGAACTGCCCCAACGGGTGGGAGGACGGCACGGGCGTCCCCAACGACAACCACCCACATCAGACGAGCCCATCAGCGGCATCATCCCACAAAGCCAAGACTGAGGATCCCAAAAAGGATTCGCCGAAAAAGGACTCCTCAGAACGAGGTGAAAAACACCCAAGGACTGACTTTAGTGATGTGTCTGATAACAAAGCAGTGCCAGTGGGTGGGGAGAACACAAAGAAAGCTGGAGAGGACCAGACAAATGGGAAAGAGGTGAAAAATGAAGTGGAGCCAATGGATGTGGAATCCAACTCCCAGCCAAGTTCAGGGAACTTCAGGGACATGGGAACTTCCTGA